A section of the Schistosoma haematobium chromosome ZW, whole genome shotgun sequence genome encodes:
- the CDK8_1 gene encoding Cyclin-dependent kinase 8, variant 2 (EggNog:ENOG410V9Z3~COG:K): MDPVKRLSAAEAMEDSYFKEGEKPNNDVFGNLPIPYPKREFISDDDSDDKQTGADKNVTQTGQQPNATGGRQTAAHPTGGSGIHTTHPQQQSQQQQQRGNNAPQPQLPLPQQQQRTNGQPPPLNTQQQQQHMNSGQSNPHARQLIHQQNNNDDIPSNKRIRLSQGNNETPIAPPPLPSSSTTSSSTTVNSSGILHANTNKSSITGQSQQLSNTTTTTTTSGYANLQQQQPMRNLPPGHMGHPGTSYPRYHH; the protein is encoded by the exons ATGGATCCCGTTAAACGTTTATCTGCTGCTGAGGCTATGGAAGATTCTTACTTCAAAGAAGGTGAAAAACCAAATAATGA TGTTTTTGGAAATTTACCTATACCTTATCCTAAACGAGAATTTATCTCTGATGATGATTCTGATGATAAACAAACTGGTGCAGATAAAAATGTCACACAAACTGGACAACAACCAAACGCTACTGGAGGAAGACAAACTGCAGCACATCCTACTGGTGGCAGTGGAATACATACTACACATCCTCAGCAACaatctcaacaacaacaacagcgtGGAAATAATGCTCCACAACCTCAGTTACCATTGCCTCAGCAACAACAGAGAACAAATGGACAGCCACCGCCACTGAATAcacagcaacagcaacaacacaTGAACTCTGGTCAATCTAATCCCCATGCAAGACAATTAATTCATCAACAG aataataatgatgatatacCATCTAACAAGCGTATTCGGTTATCCCAGGGGAATAATGAAACACCGATTGCACCACCGCCATTACCATCCTCCTCGACAACATCATCATCTACAACAGTTAATAGTAGTGGAATCTTACATGCAAACACAAATAAATCCAGTATAACAGGACAATCTCAGCAGTTATCtaataccactactactactaccacttcAGGTTATGCGAATCTG caacaacaacaaccaatgAGAAATCTCCCACCTGGTCATATGGGGCATCCGGGAACTTCTTATCCACGCTATCACCACTAG
- the CDK8_1 gene encoding Cyclin-dependent kinase 8 (EggNog:ENOG410V9Z3~COG:K), with product MVDAEFKRKLNEIREKVEDLFDFEGCKVGRGTYGSVYKAKLKDGTDSRDYALKQIEGTGLSMSACREIALLRELKHPNVITLQRVFLNHTTRRVWLLFDFAEHDLWHIIKFHRTTKANKSTVQVYGNMVKSLMYQILNGIHYLHDNWILHRDLKPANILVMGEGPDRGRVKIGDLGFARLFYQPLKPLADLDPVVVTFWYRAPELLLGARHYTKAIDIWAIGCIFAELLTYEPIFHCRQEDIKTSTPYHKEQLERIFRVMGYPPDDAWVDMKKMPDYHQLLRDSISKKTYGKYSLEGYFEEKKFKVDERELALLRRLLTMDPVKRLSAAEAMEDSYFKEGEKPNNDVFGNLPIPYPKREFISDDDSDDKQTGADKNVTQTGQQPNATGGRQTAAHPTGGSGIHTTHPQQQSQQQQQRGNNAPQPQLPLPQQQQRTNGQPPPLNTQQQQQHMNSGQSNPHARQLIHQQNNNDDIPSNKRIRLSQGNNETPIAPPPLPSSSTTSSSTTVNSSGILHANTNKSSITGQSQQLSNTTTTTTTSGYANLQQQQPMRNLPPGHMGHPGTSYPRYHH from the exons ATGGTGGATGCGGAATTCAAACGAAAACTAAATGAAATTCGTGAGAAAGTAGAAGATCTTTTTGATTTTGAAGGATGTAAAGTTGGTCGTGGAACATATGGAAGTGTTTATAAAGCTAAACTTAAAGATGGTACAGACAGTAGAGATTATGCGTTAAAACAAATCGAAGGCACTGGCTTATCTATGTCTGCGTGCCGAGAAATAGCT CTTCTTCGTGAGTTAAAGCATCCAAATGTAATTACTCTACAACGAGTTTTTCTGAATCATACAACTAGGCGAGTATGGTTGCTATTCGACTTTGCAGAACATGATCTTTGGCATATTATAAAATTTCATAGAACAACTAAAGCAAATAAAAGTACAGTTCAAGTCTATGGCAATATGGTCAAAAGTTTAATGTATCAAATATTAAATGGAATCCATTATTTACATGACAATTGGATTTTACATCGTGATTTG aaACCTGCAAACATCTTAGTTATGGGTGAAGGTCCTGATCGAGGTCGAGTTAAAATAGGTGATTTAGGTTTCGCTCGTCTATTTTATCAACCACTGAAGCCATTAGCTGATTTGGATCCAGTTGTTGTAACATTTTGGTATCGTGCACCAGAATTGCTGCTTGGAGCTAGACATTATACGAAAGCTATTGATATATGGGCTATTGGATGTATTTTTGCAGAATTACTCACATATGAACCTATATTTCATTGTCGTCAAGAAGATATTAAAACAAGTACACCATATCACAAAGAACAGCTGGAACGTATTTTTCGTGTAATGGGATATCCACCAG ATGATGCTTGGGTTGATATGAAAAAAATGCCAGACTATCATCAATTATTACGTGATTCCATAAGTAAAAAAACCTATGGTAAATATTCACTGGAAGGTTATTTTGAAGAGAAAAAATTCAAAGTGGATGAAAGAGAATTAGCTTTG CTCAGACGTTTGTTAACTATGGATCCCGTTAAACGTTTATCTGCTGCTGAGGCTATGGAAGATTCTTACTTCAAAGAAGGTGAAAAACCAAATAATGA TGTTTTTGGAAATTTACCTATACCTTATCCTAAACGAGAATTTATCTCTGATGATGATTCTGATGATAAACAAACTGGTGCAGATAAAAATGTCACACAAACTGGACAACAACCAAACGCTACTGGAGGAAGACAAACTGCAGCACATCCTACTGGTGGCAGTGGAATACATACTACACATCCTCAGCAACaatctcaacaacaacaacagcgtGGAAATAATGCTCCACAACCTCAGTTACCATTGCCTCAGCAACAACAGAGAACAAATGGACAGCCACCGCCACTGAATAcacagcaacagcaacaacacaTGAACTCTGGTCAATCTAATCCCCATGCAAGACAATTAATTCATCAACAG aataataatgatgatatacCATCTAACAAGCGTATTCGGTTATCCCAGGGGAATAATGAAACACCGATTGCACCACCGCCATTACCATCCTCCTCGACAACATCATCATCTACAACAGTTAATAGTAGTGGAATCTTACATGCAAACACAAATAAATCCAGTATAACAGGACAATCTCAGCAGTTATCtaataccactactactactaccacttcAGGTTATGCGAATCTG caacaacaacaaccaatgAGAAATCTCCCACCTGGTCATATGGGGCATCCGGGAACTTCTTATCCACGCTATCACCACTAG